CTAAAGCGAACTTTACGCTAATTTTAAAGGGGTGTGAGAGGGTTAGTAATTTCTATAACGAGCAAACTACCATTAAAAACGAGCAAACTAccattaaaaaagtaacataaaaatgaGTATTAAGTGAGGATCCGAATCTTTTTATACTGTCCTACCGAGAATTGTCGAATTTATACGAAAGAGAATTTTTCTTGTAACATGGAGGTGTCACAATTTAATCTTCAACTAACTTTTCTAACACTAACTACGCAAATATTATGACAAGGTTGCTTTTTCAATAATcatacataacatataaattCATATTCGTCTCACCTGATGCAAGTATTCCACAAGGTTAAGTACACTTCATGATCATCGTGATGTTTATTTTCAGTCCTTGatattaaattcttaataacTAAACATGTTAGATTCTCAAAACAGTCCCAGTTCACATCTCTATTGCCTGAAACGATACTCTCTAGGGTCCTCAGCAGTAGCAAATACTCTTCATTCGAAATTGCATGATCGAATTTCTTGACATACATCAATATAATTCCAATCCTGTGAATTAATTAATGACCAAAATCTTTACTTAACTCATAATAAATGTGTGTAAAAAatgattgtaaaaataattatctcttatttattatcttatatttatatttatgctaagtttaatgtaatatgagctgagatggcccagtggttagaacgcgtgcatcttaaccgatgatcgcgagttcaaacccaggcaagcaccgctgattcatgtgcttaatttgtctttataattcatctcgtgctcagcggtgaaggaaagcatcgtgaggaaacctgcatgtgacaaatttcatagaaattctgccacatgtgtattccaccaacccgcattggaacagcgtggttgaatatgttccaaacctcaaagggagaggaggcctttagcccagcagtcggaattcacaggctgttgttgttgttgctatataattttaaatatgtgaaTTGCTCAATCATCCTACAATAAGAATTACTAGTCATTTCAACATTTACTTAagtgtatgttttaaatttttttaaaggtaaTATATTGGAAACCAGTTACCAAGGCGAACTATTCAACCGCAGTTCTTCCACCAGATCAGTAAACGACTTGTTCTTGTTGAATGATAATTTCAGTTTTTTAGCAGAATTTTCAGCTCCCTCGTCTTTGTCATCCTCGACCATATTAAATATCtgcaaaattaattacaaataaatgacGTTCTCacctttaattttacaaaaaactatttaaaaaaaattgctctgATGATGTTTACGTTATATACaagatataaaagaaaataaattctgttccaaaaaatatttttcattttatgcaACGtccttataatttaaaagtgcAATCGCGAATAACCCCtaacacattatttaaaatggttCGTATATTTCTCCTTTTATGTTGAGAAATCAGAGAAAAAGCAGACTATTTGCAACttgtattacatattaaaaataaatacctgaTAGAAAACCGATGCTgctgtgtaataaaaataatcacagtgtataaataaattatcattatttttccgCATCTTCTGAATGTAATTCACTTCAAGACATACAATCTCCATGATACTGTGCAAATGTTTGTTCCACACACTCCAGTTATATGCAAAGGAGCCATTCACATATTGCGTTTTTCCTAATGGATGATGGATTACTATTGTCgtttgtaacattttaaaaaatagtgactaaaacaaaaataacattatatctaTCGATTGACTGTATATAtagaatacctgttgacttccaggcaggatatattaatttaataattgtattaacttaaaaatcaactaacatgactgtatttttttaaatgttgaaaaagagtaactactgagtttcttgccggttcttctcggtagaatctactttccgaaccggtggtagcttcacttaattgttaaatgacgattcaaaagtgcttgtaaaagcccacttgaataaagtataatttgattttgattttgatttgaactTCGATACCAATTCAAGAATGTAAGGAAATATAATTTTCGTACCTTCTTCTTCTGTTCCATACTATGTTcgtaacatttaaatatctttGGTAAAATCATTTCACTGAATTCACACATGGTAACACGACTCTCTAAAGctaactaaaaagaaaatatatcattcGAGTTATCATAATAACTATAAGATacacaacaaaacaaatccacaTATTAAGTACAAATTTACCTTTTCCAGTAACAATATAACAATTTCCAATACAAACTCTTGTACTTTCTTATCATTTAACATTGTAAGGCAGCATTTTTTCAGTTTGGACAAAGCGTCTCGCAGTGTGTTAGCAAACTGACAACAGCTGCTCGCCGTTTTAATGACAAACAACAATAAtcttatcttaattaaattatctaattGTGAATTATTCGTATTACATGCCGTTAAACAAACCTCCAGCAAACCTTAAACCAAGATTACAATTCACATTAAACTATACGTAACTTGTTCCACCTTATCATGATTTCTGAGATGAGGTGCCCGTTCTGTTTTGCAagaacaacattttattaagcTTATTAACATATGTCAAAACAATTGCTCAAACCactggcgtagctatcgtagggcaagTGGTGCGGTACACCAGGGCCCCGGaattcagggggccctctaaactaaaccttaaacttctgaagctagaaaaataCGACCCTGCCCACcagatttcttatttgaatgTATCTacaattttaaagggtaattatttgttaaaaaggGATGGGAAGGAGGGGGTGAGGGCCTGATTATTTTTCCATGCACTGGGGCCCTTAACACTGGTAATATAATTACCCATTATCTTACTGATTACGgtggtacattatttttattcagtttaCTTTTAAACCAAATCCATGGATtcactgattattattattttttaatattaaaagcccGAACTTACTTTCCCAAGTTGCCGGTGAAATATATCCTGGATAATAATCAtttggaaatatatatttgtacagtAAGTTTAAATAGGCATCTCCAACTGCTCTCGTCAAACGGCTATCGTTTAGTATGTTTAAACAAGCTTCAGTAATCttttcacatttaatatatgctttacctaaaaatataaaaatgatattatatcaCAATATAGTATATGACAAACTCGCTTCCCGTTATCTGTATggccctatgtatgcttacttctttaaaaatacgcaacagattttaaagtggtttttttaatagacatatTTTGAAGAggcagttttaaataaataatatttgcaaaATATGGTGGAGatacagtaataataattttagaagtttctaatgtgatgcccTTAATTCGTACATTTTTGGCGCGAAGCAAAAGCTTCTTGGACCGTACAAAGCAGATCAAAATGTaatactacagtattgtacactaaaaaatattataaagaaatccGCCATGGTCTTTATGTACCTCTTACGGATAACCCACAATacttttttatcctttactttctacgataaataatggcttattaaataaataattttaaacaataaagcaCTAATCATTATCCAATTAAGTATCTTAAACTCATAGTGCATTTTTATAGATCACTGTTATATTAATTTGCATTTAcgataagtaatttaaatgaatacagatttaaaatgccgGGACATAGCGTTCGTAtcgtctaatgacaaaaaaagcTGTGAAAGATGTACATTCTATAGaatatttagtgtcagcattgcacccgtgcgaagccgtggtGCGTcgctagtttatttaaaatttatcggAAGAAAaatcttccacatgtgtatctaTGTAGCTTGGATATTTTATTCCTATATTTCTTTCGCTTTCCTACAATCTGCGGGAATGATTTCGTTAAAAGAGACGAACGTATGTCAACAGAAAGCCGGGAAACCGCGAGCTATTTGATTTGATGATGACATGTGTGTGCAATGATAGAGTTGACCATCAAATTAGTATCATCCTATATTTTAGAACATCTTATATCTTAAGTATCCATATTCGTAACCCAATTTTTGTCCCAATGATTATGGGACGAAAGCAGCACataagacacacacacacacacacacacacacacacacacacacacacacacacacacacacagagccCTAGCAATAgatgtgtatgtgtataataaagaggattcttgattgcaatttactaaattgttgcgATTAATAAGATTTCATAATAGagagcaaaaaaaaatttttggccGGTAAGAAAGTAGTGCTACTgctgtaaaagaaaaaaaatttaaacaaagtaaAGGAAATTGATATCGAAAAAACCAATTCATACAGAACTAATGGAAATTATTTGCACATATCTAGATGCAAACTGATAagtgacttgcagtttacaatgaCAAATGAAGTGATCTAATGCTTGATTTGTGAAAGCACAATTTAAGTTACAAGATATAGATGAATATCTtaagatgtaaatatttaaaatgataacttCTAGTAGTTGTTAATTctagtatacatatatcaatGATAAGTATGTAaagatgtataataatttaattttattaaataattcattttctaATTGGtcaaaaaaaatctcttaaacatttagttttttacaaaaaaacctGCACCTGCACCTGATCTTTGCAAGGCAAAAATCTAAAGGGTGATTAATCGGCCTTTGcctttaaaatgttgaaaaaaaataactactgagtttcttgccggttcttctcagtagaatctactttcaaaacaggcggtagcttcacttaattgaaaaatgatgattcaaaagtgcttgaagaagcccaattgaataaagtttatattgatttattttgattttgtattaccAACTGTTGCCTATCTTTTTCATAATGAGTAATACTAATGAAATAGTTTATGCATTGCTAATGAGTAAATACACACCTTTGTTAGCACCTGACACACACAAATGCAATAAACTTGTGCAAAGCGGTGCAGTAACAGTTTGAAAATTTTTTGCAGTCTCAAATTTTTCAGTTTCctgtaaatattgaattaatacattaattttttgtaaCTCTCACCTAactaatttatgtataataatatcttattttataattttttttggtaatgtaaaaaacaattttgttctactttataatactttaaaaattaatcatgcaacacaaataatattcttacaaGTTATGCAATACTGACGTAGGCTTAAGACATTTGAAAGTGtataacttacaaaatttagacATACTGTAAGTCcatataaaaaactttaattcaGTAATGACTTGAATATAGACTACCATTCTTCTATAATACATACCttcataatataatcattaatttcatcaaatacatgGTTCCAAGTAAAGCCAGATCTCTTCAAAGTATTAGCAGTAAGTAATGAAGGTACAGCATTTCTTGTGAGGAAATCTTTTAACTTTTCTGCGCTCTTTTTTCTTTCTGTTGCTCGAATACTTGTTAAATTTGAACATGTCTCCTTAACAGATTCTTCTAATGacatattttcaaacattttctttttttatattacaaatgttttaaacttaaaattttagtcCATTGTAAacctaaaataatgtttttaaataaaaatggtatttatatactattattattaatatcttattacttatgtatattattaaataagatatgatgtatttgttattacttttattacttacttttatattatttataattataagtagacCATATCTACAAATAAGAATTTTTATACAGCGGATGGGGGATTATAATCAATTCAGGGATGAgtagtaatagtaattaaatatgtgtACCACAATAAGCTTATCGTATCGTACAGTATCgtttaaaacaacaatatttttttaacctgttttatattttatttgacaataactaaattatatttaattaattaattaggtaGCAGGAGTGCTTTAGAAGCAAAAAACATtcggtttatttaatttatcaaatctAAATTAAACTTTCCGTTTTGATTTACAAATTACGAGAAAAATGTCATTCGCAAACTTTTGaagtttgaaaataatgttaactTTGAACATAGACAAGCTGAGGATccaaaaaaaacacattattgTCTATTTCGCCATCCTAACTttgattgaaaaatatacaGCTGTCAATGTCAAAGTCACAccgttctaattttaattattgtgtagCAATGATGTAGTagttattagaatatcattgttgtGTAGCTGTTGTTgatagaacattttttttttagttataataatatttaggtatataatattattatgttagcTTTTACCTGTTTtaagtaaaaacattatttaaaaattagctTTCGTGCTTATTTTATCAACTAggttatatcaatattatttttaaaagtgattacaaattttgtatatttttcaaagcCGATATAAGATATATACGATTATAAACGTataacaaatgatttatttcaaaaattaattaaagcaaataaaaagattactaaacaaaatttaaaaattattctacgAATATAGTATCTCTGGCACTAGCATATAAAAGTCTAACAGAATCACAATAACCAACACCTCGACGCAAGCTTGTTACTACAACGTAAGCGTCTCCAGCAGTTAACATCCTTTTCGCTTTGCAATAATCAAGAGCCGAGTGTATGCGTGATTCAACTTCTAAAATCCAAGTATTTTTAGGATCTTCGAAGTAGTGCATTGCTCGTATGCCTCTCCAAAATCGTAATTGTCTTGCGGTATGACATGATCTCGTAACTGCTACTATAGGACATGTTGGTTTCCCATGTGAAAGTATTTTTGCAGTACGTCCAGAATTGGTTAAACAGATTATAACAACTGCTCGAGATCGCATAGCTAACTCTACTGCACTTACACATACAGCTTTGGAAGGTTCTTCAAGTGTATTTTgcattagttttaaatttccgTAAGTTTTTGGTTGCCAGAGTATACTCTCAGCTTGTCTGCAAATAACAGCTGCAGCTGCTATGCAATGTTCCGCCATACGAAAGGCATCGAATGAAGGGGAAAATTTCTTGAGAGGTGAATCATAATGTAATTCCAAAGAAAGGACATCAGCACCGTCCAAAACGAGATTTGCAATATCTGTTACACACAGAGTAGGAATCTGTTCATTTATAACAGCTTTACATATACAAGGTTTTCCAGCATAATTGCATTTTGCTAATATAACTTTTtgagcaataaatattttttctacagGTAAATCTGTACTCAAAACacatttatcaatataaataccaTCAGCTTCTGATAGtaaaacatcaatattatcTAGACCCAAAACGGAATCTATACATGCAAACACAAGAATATGTTTTCCTTTTTCGGAAAGAATGTTTCTGACATAACGTATATCTTGAGAGTTTTGAGCATTAGGTACCAAAACAGCATCGATGTCAAAAGCTACTGCCCAAGCTATTTGATCTTCCATGTACTCAAAAGGTTGTTGTGATGAGTCGGACGAGATTAAGTCAAaattttcatgattttttttattgcttatatCGACATCGTTTGGAACTTTAGATATTCTAACCGTCATTTTAGCTCCAATTGTGCCACcagttaaaatattacattcaataGAATCATCTCCGACTTCTAATACAGACAACTTTATTTTTCCAGATGTTAAACtatcaatataaacaatatcacTGGGGTGCAATTCGGTTAAATGATCATATCCGATAAATAAACAGTCTACCGTACCACATTCTCGCCAACTTGGATCTGTTGTTAGTCTAATAGTCCCATTTTGTACTAGCTCAATCATGGTGCGGGGACCCCCTTTCAGATCCCCGGTTACTATATCAGGACCTCTTACGTCGACAATTAATGCTAAAGGATAAACGTAATCAAGTTctgtactataattaaatacag
The nucleotide sequence above comes from Vanessa cardui chromosome 7, ilVanCard2.1, whole genome shotgun sequence. Encoded proteins:
- the LOC124531359 gene encoding pyruvate kinase-like encodes the protein MALPWHIPLEAVSSLKENERPVESSQLLHYCNLNIHKNPCEELQTGLMCEIGMNNKEPSVIQRHIASGMTVARLNLRDLEPDASAQLIQSIRQAVFNYSTELDYVYPLALIVDVRGPDIVTGDLKGGPRTMIELVQNGTIRLTTDPSWRECGTVDCLFIGYDHLTELHPSDIVYIDSLTSGKIKLSVLEVGDDSIECNILTGGTIGAKMTVRISKVPNDVDISNKKNHENFDLISSDSSQQPFEYMEDQIAWAVAFDIDAVLVPNAQNSQDIRYVRNILSEKGKHILVFACIDSVLGLDNIDVLLSEADGIYIDKCVLSTDLPVEKIFIAQKVILAKCNYAGKPCICKAVINEQIPTLCVTDIANLVLDGADVLSLELHYDSPLKKFSPSFDAFRMAEHCIAAAAVICRQAESILWQPKTYGNLKLMQNTLEEPSKAVCVSAVELAMRSRAVVIICLTNSGRTAKILSHGKPTCPIVAVTRSCHTARQLRFWRGIRAMHYFEDPKNTWILEVESRIHSALDYCKAKRMLTAGDAYVVVTSLRRGVGYCDSVRLLYASARDTIFVE